Proteins found in one Anopheles aquasalis chromosome 3, idAnoAquaMG_Q_19, whole genome shotgun sequence genomic segment:
- the LOC126577378 gene encoding evolutionarily conserved signaling intermediate in Toll pathway, mitochondrial: MLLSRHFKLATDMLRRSTRIGVASFARRQCSTKPESESQGNSEETSVILRTNLFETTKNKDKHTYLEMVKIFESRSVHRRNHVEFIYAALKHMEAFGVHKDLAVYKALIDVMPKGKFVPTNLFQAEFMHYPRQQQCIIDLLEQMEDNGVMPDYEMEAMLVNVFGRKGHPVRKYWRMMYWMPKFKNLSPWLLPNPVPNDALDLARLAVERMCSVDPRSKIDVFDTKTVKDAIDHTWVVSGQSGEQSELLAAHDKQDPLYIEGPFVIWLRNRSINYFILKSAPKPLPPLEEESSDPDDVSNLKIPYLGVDLRHRKVSPSASSQLSTLRRSVHVQDDGIIYAICCTGTSTKDSLLSWIRLLEKENGNAVLATLAVLFKFTSPSADLATVDNETQNKLPSQ; this comes from the exons ATGCTTCTCTCGAGGCATTTTAAACTGGCGACGGATATGCTGAGACGGTCGACCCGTATCGGAGTGGCCTCGTTCGCCAGACGACAGTGTTCGACCAAACCGGAATCCGAGTCGCAAGGAAATAGCGAGGAGACGAGCGTAATCCTGCGCACGAATCTGTTCGAAACGACCAAAAACAAGGACAAACACACGTACCTGGAGATGGTGAAGATCTTCGAGAGCCGCAGCGTTCACCGGCGGAATCACGTGGAGTTTATCTACGCCGCCCTCAAGCACATGGAAGCATTCGGAGTGCACAAGGACCTTGCCGTGTACAAGGCGCTGATAGATGTGATGCCAAAGGGTAAGTTCGTGCCGACCAACCTCTTCCAGGCCGAGTTTATGCACTATCCGCGCCAACAGCAGTGCATCATCGATCTGCTGGAACAGATGGAGGACAACGGTGTTATGCCGGACTACGAGATGGAGGCGATGCTGGTGAACGTGTTCGGCCGGAAGGGCCATCCGGTCCGCAAGTACTGGCGTATGATGTACTGGATGCCCAAGTTCAAAAACCTTTCCCCTTGGCTGCTGCCCAACCCGGTTCCGAACGATGCACTCGACCTGGCCAGGTTAGCCGTGGAACGAATGTGCAGCGTTGATCCGCGCAGTAAGATCGACGTGTTCGATACGAAAACGGTCAAGGATGCGATCGACCATACGTGGGTAGTGAGCGGGCAGAGTGGTGAACAGAGCGAACTGCTGGCGGCACACGATAAGCAGGATCCACTTTACATCGAGGGACCGTTTGTGATATGGTTgcgcaaccgatcgatcaactATTTCATCCTCAAGAGTGCTCCTAAACCCCTGCCTCCGCTAGAGGAAGAAAGCAGTGATCCGGACG aTGTGAGCAACCTTAAAATACCATACCTTGGGGTGGATTTGCGGCACAGGAAAGTCTCGCCATCTGCATCATCACAGTTGAGCACACTGCGCAGATCCGTCCATGTGCAGGATGACGGTATCATTTATGCGATCTGCTGCACCGGTACATCCACGAAAGATTCTCTCCTCTCGTGGATACggctgctggagaaggagaacgGTAACGCGGTCCTCGCGACGCTTG